The following are encoded in a window of Sutcliffiella horikoshii genomic DNA:
- a CDS encoding tRNA (adenine(22)-N(1))-methyltransferase, with amino-acid sequence MNELKLSKRLEAVASFIPKGSVLADIGSDHAYLPCYAYLQGMIERGIAGEVVEGPFQSAIQQVRKTELENVIEVRKGDGLEVISPNEVTCITIAGMGGTLIQSILEKGKDKLAGVQTLILQPNIGAKKIRDWLLENGWELVAEQILLDDSRIYEILVAERGKSAKPYSLKKDTYLLVGPFLAKERNDVFVQKWTHELAHWKNIVAQLDVAGQTEANEQKRKELTEKIRLVEEELGIENS; translated from the coding sequence ATGAATGAATTAAAACTCTCAAAACGTTTAGAAGCAGTAGCTTCTTTTATTCCAAAGGGCAGTGTATTGGCAGACATCGGCTCAGACCATGCTTATCTGCCTTGTTATGCCTATTTGCAGGGAATGATTGAAAGAGGAATTGCCGGAGAAGTAGTAGAAGGCCCCTTTCAATCTGCTATTCAGCAGGTTCGAAAAACGGAATTAGAAAATGTTATTGAAGTCAGAAAAGGGGATGGATTGGAAGTAATTTCTCCTAATGAAGTTACTTGTATCACCATTGCCGGTATGGGTGGAACCCTGATACAATCCATTCTTGAAAAGGGGAAGGATAAACTGGCAGGAGTTCAGACGCTTATTCTTCAACCGAATATTGGTGCAAAAAAAATCAGGGACTGGCTGCTTGAAAATGGATGGGAACTTGTTGCTGAACAAATTTTGCTGGATGATAGTAGGATCTATGAGATTTTAGTGGCAGAACGCGGGAAAAGTGCAAAACCTTATTCGTTGAAAAAAGATACGTATCTTCTTGTAGGACCGTTTCTTGCCAAGGAACGTAATGATGTTTTTGTGCAAAAATGGACACATGAACTTGCGCATTGGAAGAATATTGTTGCGCAGCTGGATGTAGCTGGACAAACAGAAGCGAATGAACAAAAAAGAAAAGAACTTACAGAAAAAATCAGACTGGTAGAGGAGGAACTGGGTATTGAAAACAGTTAA
- the cccA gene encoding cytochrome c550, giving the protein MNRNPLIPFAFIAVLGLGLMFLLSFVGLDQAEKIASGEDETVELSAEELYQQNSCIGCHGGNLEGAGAAPALTDVGDRLSQEEIQNVIVNGQGSMPANLATPKEAEVLAEWLANGAQSEEGEE; this is encoded by the coding sequence ATGAATCGTAATCCGCTTATTCCTTTTGCATTTATCGCGGTTTTAGGTCTTGGACTAATGTTCCTATTATCTTTCGTTGGACTTGATCAGGCTGAAAAAATTGCATCCGGTGAAGATGAAACTGTAGAACTGTCTGCAGAAGAACTTTACCAACAAAACTCTTGTATCGGCTGTCACGGCGGTAACTTGGAAGGCGCAGGTGCTGCACCTGCATTGACAGATGTTGGTGACCGTCTATCCCAAGAAGAGATCCAAAACGTTATTGTTAATGGACAAGGCTCTATGCCTGCTAACCTGGCTACACCTAAAGAAGCTGAAGTTCTTGCTGAGTGGCTTGCAAATGGCGCTCAAAGTGAAGAGGGCGAAGAGTAA
- the rpoD gene encoding RNA polymerase sigma factor RpoD yields the protein MAEKSAQSKEMETELTIEQVKEQLTEVGKKRGVLTYEEIAEKMAGFEIESDQMDEYYEYLGEQGVEIIGEAGSDDDPNTQQLAKEEEFDLNDLTVPPGVKINDPVRMYLKEIGRVDLLSAEEEISLANRIEEGDEEAKRRLAEANLRLVVSIAKRYVGRGMLFLDLIQEGNMGLIKAVEKFDYRKGFKFSTYATWWIRQAITRAIADQARTIRIPVHMVETINKLIRVQRQLLQDLGREPSPEEIAEDMDLTPDKVREILKIAQEPVSLETPIGEEDDSHLGDFIEDQDATSPSDHAAYELLKEQLEDVLDTLTDREENVLRLRFGLDDGRTRTLEEVGKVFGVTRERIRQIEAKALRKLRHPSRSKRLKDFLE from the coding sequence ATGGCTGAAAAATCAGCACAATCAAAAGAGATGGAAACAGAATTGACCATCGAACAAGTAAAAGAACAACTAACCGAAGTAGGTAAAAAGCGTGGTGTCCTAACCTATGAGGAGATAGCCGAGAAGATGGCTGGCTTTGAAATAGAGTCCGATCAGATGGATGAATACTACGAATACCTTGGTGAACAGGGTGTGGAAATCATCGGAGAAGCAGGATCTGATGATGATCCGAACACACAGCAACTAGCTAAGGAAGAAGAGTTTGACCTGAATGATTTAACTGTACCACCTGGTGTAAAGATCAATGACCCGGTTAGAATGTATTTAAAGGAAATCGGACGTGTGGACCTTTTATCCGCTGAGGAAGAAATCAGTCTTGCAAACCGAATCGAAGAAGGTGACGAAGAGGCGAAACGTCGACTTGCAGAAGCCAACCTTCGTCTAGTTGTAAGTATAGCCAAGCGTTATGTAGGCCGCGGAATGTTGTTCCTTGATTTAATTCAAGAAGGTAATATGGGTCTGATAAAAGCGGTAGAAAAATTTGATTATCGTAAAGGGTTCAAGTTTTCTACATATGCAACTTGGTGGATTCGCCAAGCCATAACACGTGCAATTGCTGACCAGGCAAGAACGATTCGTATTCCTGTGCATATGGTAGAAACCATCAACAAACTTATCCGTGTTCAACGTCAATTGTTACAAGACCTTGGGCGTGAACCATCTCCGGAAGAAATCGCAGAAGACATGGATCTTACACCGGATAAAGTGCGTGAAATCCTCAAGATAGCCCAGGAGCCTGTTTCACTTGAAACCCCAATCGGTGAAGAGGATGATTCTCATCTTGGAGACTTTATTGAAGACCAAGACGCAACTTCGCCTTCCGATCATGCGGCATATGAATTGTTGAAAGAACAACTTGAAGATGTACTGGATACACTCACAGACCGTGAAGAAAATGTATTAAGACTACGATTTGGCTTAGATGACGGACGTACTCGTACTCTAGAAGAAGTAGGAAAAGTCTTTGGAGTAACAAGAGAGCGTATCCGACAAATCGAAGCTAAAGCACTTCGTAAGCTAAGACATCCTAGCCGCAGCAAACGTCTGAAAGATTTTCTTGAATAG
- a CDS encoding Nif3-like dinuclear metal center hexameric protein: MKTVNGLQVIEWFEQFSPKKYAVEGDKIGLQIGTLNKPIHKVMVTLDVLEKVVDEAIDQNVDLIIAHHPPIFRALPTVTDNSAAGKIVTKCIKHDISVYVAHTNLDVAEGGVNDLLAEALELEDVKVLVPTYQEELRKLSVFVPVSHAETLLDALGEAGAGHIGNYSHCSFTTEGEGRFLPLDGTDPFIGKKGQLEKVEEMKVETVYPLSIEKRVIKAMFKAHPYEEVAYDVYKLENDMNALGLGRVGKLKAGMSLADFASHVKKGLEVENVRVVGDLNSEIKKVAVLGGDGNKYIHAAKFSGADVYVTGDLYFHTAHDAMAIGLNVVDPGHYAEKIIKKGVAQRLEKVVDEKNWELEVLVSETNTDPFRFM; the protein is encoded by the coding sequence TTGAAAACAGTTAACGGCTTGCAGGTTATTGAGTGGTTCGAACAGTTTTCCCCTAAAAAGTATGCAGTCGAAGGAGATAAAATTGGACTTCAGATAGGTACTTTGAATAAGCCGATTCATAAGGTAATGGTAACGCTTGATGTGCTTGAAAAGGTGGTAGACGAGGCAATAGATCAGAATGTTGATTTGATTATAGCCCATCATCCGCCAATCTTCCGAGCGCTTCCAACTGTTACGGATAATTCAGCTGCAGGCAAAATCGTCACTAAATGCATCAAGCATGATATCAGCGTATATGTGGCGCATACGAATCTTGACGTGGCAGAAGGAGGCGTCAACGACCTGCTTGCGGAGGCTCTAGAGCTTGAGGATGTAAAAGTATTGGTGCCGACTTACCAAGAAGAACTTCGCAAACTGAGCGTATTTGTTCCGGTGTCTCACGCAGAAACTCTTTTAGATGCTCTTGGTGAAGCAGGGGCAGGGCATATCGGAAACTATAGTCACTGCTCTTTCACGACGGAAGGGGAGGGGCGTTTTCTTCCTTTAGATGGGACAGACCCTTTTATTGGGAAAAAAGGTCAGCTTGAAAAAGTGGAAGAGATGAAAGTGGAAACGGTATATCCTCTTTCTATAGAGAAACGTGTCATAAAGGCTATGTTCAAAGCACATCCATATGAAGAAGTAGCTTATGATGTCTACAAGCTTGAAAACGATATGAACGCACTTGGCTTAGGGCGCGTTGGAAAATTAAAGGCAGGAATGTCGCTCGCTGATTTTGCCTCTCATGTAAAAAAAGGACTTGAAGTGGAAAATGTCCGTGTGGTCGGAGATTTGAACAGTGAGATTAAGAAAGTAGCGGTTTTAGGCGGAGACGGAAATAAATATATCCATGCTGCAAAGTTTTCCGGTGCGGATGTGTATGTGACAGGGGATCTTTATTTTCATACCGCACATGATGCCATGGCTATCGGATTGAACGTGGTCGATCCCGGGCATTACGCTGAAAAGATTATTAAAAAAGGCGTGGCTCAGCGATTGGAAAAGGTCGTGGATGAGAAGAATTGGGAGCTTGAAGTTTTAGTATCTGAGACGAATACAGATCCGTTTAGATTTATGTGA
- the vrrA gene encoding VrrA/YqfQ family protein: MFFGPNRSMPPMQQPMRPSPFRMGPGPSPFMQQPQNNMFNMFNMPNSPMSNMPNQMLRNPSPFMGGAGRGMGLGGNSGGGGGGGGGGGGGLLAKLFGRTGARSIGNMGGLGQLANTGAGGGLGQLANAGTLQQLINPNNLTGMLGNVQKALKMAEGVMPMVQQYGPLVRNVPAMLKLYNELKNVDDDTDTESTEEAKTEEVESDSAAENNTKKKVKKAKPKTTATDTEPEEKPAGGSAPKLYI, translated from the coding sequence ATGTTTTTTGGACCAAATCGATCGATGCCACCTATGCAGCAACCAATGAGGCCTTCCCCGTTCCGCATGGGTCCAGGTCCCTCTCCATTTATGCAACAGCCACAGAATAACATGTTCAATATGTTTAATATGCCCAATTCACCTATGTCCAATATGCCTAATCAAATGTTAAGAAACCCTTCCCCATTTATGGGTGGAGCTGGGCGAGGAATGGGCCTAGGAGGAAATAGTGGTGGAGGTGGCGGTGGAGGTGGCGGCGGTGGTGGCGGACTGCTTGCCAAACTCTTTGGAAGAACAGGAGCCAGAAGCATCGGAAACATGGGCGGACTCGGTCAACTGGCCAATACAGGCGCAGGTGGAGGGCTCGGTCAACTCGCGAACGCGGGAACTCTTCAACAACTCATCAATCCGAACAACCTGACAGGCATGCTTGGAAATGTTCAAAAAGCGTTAAAAATGGCAGAGGGTGTCATGCCGATGGTTCAGCAATATGGACCTCTTGTAAGAAATGTGCCAGCCATGCTCAAGCTTTACAATGAACTGAAAAATGTGGATGATGATACTGATACAGAGTCAACGGAGGAAGCAAAAACAGAAGAGGTTGAAAGTGATAGCGCAGCGGAAAACAACACCAAGAAAAAAGTTAAAAAGGCAAAACCAAAGACTACAGCCACTGACACTGAGCCAGAGGAAAAACCTGCAGGCGGTTCCGCTCCTAAGCTTTATATCTGA
- a CDS encoding acyl-CoA dehydrogenase family protein gives MNFDLTSEQAMIKKTIREFSDEVVAPGVLQRDRDKKFPVEVFQQLSQLGMMGLPFPEEYEGAGADTVSFAIVVEELSRACGSTGITYSAHVSLGGAPLNLFGTEEQKRNYLVPICTGESLGAFGLTEPNAGSDAGGTQTTAVEDGEDYIINGNKCFITNASYAKHLALTAITDKKGNEKEISAIIVPTDAKGFQVIDNYEKMGLNASNTTELVLEDVRVPQENLLGKRGEGFRQFLITLDGGRIGIGAMAVGIAQAAFERALAYSQERKQFGRSLSSFQINQFKLADMAMKLELARTMVYKAAWLKDQGRPFSKEASMCKLYASEVCMEIADQAVQLHGGYGYMKEYHVERFMRDGKLLEIGEGTSEVQRMVIARSLGV, from the coding sequence GTGAACTTTGATTTAACGTCAGAACAAGCGATGATTAAGAAAACAATTAGAGAGTTTTCAGATGAAGTAGTTGCACCAGGAGTTCTCCAACGAGATCGGGACAAAAAATTCCCTGTTGAAGTGTTTCAACAGTTATCACAATTAGGCATGATGGGACTACCTTTTCCTGAAGAATATGAAGGAGCGGGCGCTGATACAGTCAGCTTTGCGATTGTCGTAGAAGAATTGAGCAGAGCTTGTGGCTCGACAGGTATTACTTATTCCGCTCACGTTTCGTTAGGTGGGGCACCGCTTAACCTATTCGGTACAGAAGAACAAAAGCGCAATTACCTCGTCCCTATTTGTACAGGCGAATCACTCGGTGCATTCGGATTGACCGAACCAAATGCCGGTTCAGATGCAGGTGGTACTCAAACAACTGCCGTAGAAGATGGGGAAGATTACATCATTAACGGTAACAAATGTTTCATTACGAATGCATCCTATGCCAAGCATTTGGCGTTAACGGCTATCACCGATAAAAAGGGGAATGAAAAAGAAATCTCTGCTATCATCGTTCCAACAGATGCCAAAGGGTTTCAAGTGATTGATAACTATGAAAAAATGGGACTTAACGCTTCTAATACAACAGAGCTAGTGCTTGAAGATGTACGTGTGCCACAGGAAAACCTTTTAGGTAAACGTGGAGAGGGCTTCAGGCAGTTCTTAATCACTCTTGATGGAGGACGAATAGGAATTGGTGCCATGGCGGTAGGAATTGCACAGGCAGCTTTTGAGCGAGCGCTCGCTTACTCTCAAGAAAGAAAACAATTTGGAAGATCCTTATCGAGTTTTCAGATTAACCAATTCAAACTGGCAGACATGGCCATGAAACTTGAACTTGCAAGAACCATGGTTTACAAAGCTGCCTGGCTAAAAGATCAAGGACGACCATTCTCCAAAGAAGCATCCATGTGTAAACTATATGCCTCTGAAGTGTGCATGGAAATAGCAGACCAAGCTGTTCAACTCCATGGCGGCTACGGGTACATGAAAGAATACCACGTAGAACGCTTCATGCGCGACGGAAAACTCCTAGAAATCGGCGAAGGAACCTCCGAAGTACAAAGAATGGTAATTGCGAGATCTTTGGGAGTTTAA
- a CDS encoding 4-hydroxy-3-methylbut-2-enyl diphosphate reductase, with amino-acid sequence MELIKIAPRGYCYGVVDAMVIARNAALDKTLPRPIYILGMIVHNKHVTDAFEEEGIITLDGANRLEILDQINEGTVIFTAHGVSPEVKVRAKEKGLTTIDATCPDVTRTHDLIRMKEAQGYEVIYIGKKGHPEPEGAVGVAPSIVHLVETLDDVEALSIDSEKIIVTNQTTMSQWDVADIMVKVQEKYPHVEQHKEICLATQVRQEAVAEQAGQADVTIVVGDPKSNNSNRLAQVSQEIAGTPAYRISDISELNVEWLMNAGTVAVTAGASTPTPITKEVIQFVEQFDPFNKDTWNTTKNVPLQKILPKVKKAKTS; translated from the coding sequence ATGGAACTAATTAAAATCGCCCCTCGTGGCTACTGCTATGGTGTAGTGGATGCTATGGTGATTGCAAGAAATGCAGCATTAGATAAAACATTACCACGACCAATCTACATCTTAGGTATGATTGTTCATAATAAACATGTTACAGACGCATTTGAAGAAGAAGGGATCATCACATTGGACGGTGCAAACCGCCTGGAGATCCTTGATCAGATTAACGAAGGTACCGTTATTTTCACTGCCCACGGTGTCTCACCGGAAGTGAAAGTCCGCGCAAAGGAAAAAGGTTTAACCACCATTGACGCGACATGCCCGGATGTTACACGAACTCATGACCTGATCCGCATGAAAGAAGCACAAGGGTATGAAGTTATTTACATCGGGAAAAAAGGACATCCAGAGCCAGAAGGTGCAGTAGGAGTTGCTCCTTCCATCGTGCATCTAGTGGAGACGCTTGATGACGTGGAAGCATTGTCGATTGATAGTGAGAAAATTATCGTAACTAACCAAACTACCATGAGTCAATGGGATGTAGCCGACATCATGGTCAAGGTACAAGAAAAATACCCGCATGTCGAGCAACACAAAGAAATTTGCCTTGCTACTCAAGTTAGACAAGAAGCCGTGGCAGAACAAGCAGGACAAGCAGATGTGACAATCGTTGTTGGGGATCCAAAAAGTAATAACTCCAACAGACTTGCTCAAGTTTCTCAAGAAATTGCAGGCACTCCTGCTTACCGCATTTCCGATATCAGCGAGTTGAATGTAGAGTGGTTGATGAATGCTGGCACGGTTGCTGTTACAGCAGGTGCTTCGACACCAACTCCAATCACAAAAGAAGTCATTCAATTTGTGGAGCAGTTCGATCCGTTCAATAAAGATACATGGAACACAACGAAAAATGTACCTTTGCAAAAGATTTTGCCGAAAGTGAAAAAGGCGAAAACTTCGTAA